In Companilactobacillus allii, one genomic interval encodes:
- a CDS encoding MarR family winged helix-turn-helix transcriptional regulator, giving the protein MKNIGYLAQDISILHRQYYKDTKEQFDALNLNPTAACILLSIGDYPEISQNQVARLLVVDKGLATREINKMQKMDYLRKVDGAGKAKNLLLTDIGRDVVEKIQHIRINWWEERFSDTGISANSPLIDSIEKVVDGFTDSLDD; this is encoded by the coding sequence ATGAAAAATATCGGTTATCTTGCACAGGATATTTCGATCCTGCATAGACAGTATTATAAAGACACAAAAGAACAATTCGACGCTTTGAATCTGAATCCCACAGCTGCATGTATCTTGTTGTCGATTGGAGATTATCCAGAAATAAGTCAGAATCAAGTTGCTAGATTATTAGTAGTAGATAAAGGTTTGGCTACACGTGAAATCAATAAGATGCAAAAAATGGACTACTTGAGAAAAGTCGATGGCGCTGGTAAAGCTAAGAACCTGTTACTGACAGATATCGGTAGGGATGTGGTCGAAAAAATCCAGCACATCAGGATCAATTGGTGGGAAGAGCGCTTCTCAGATACCGGGATCAGTGCGAATAGCCCCTTGATCGATTCAATTGAAAAAGTCGTTGATGGGTTTACTGACTCTTTGGATGATTAG
- a CDS encoding RNA-binding domain-containing protein, producing the protein MYLTRKELPQNLLNELIKGKETSMIEFKNAQGKDGKGSIPKSVYETVCAFSNHYGGNIYLGVDDDGTVIGIDMIRIEKMKKDFITVIQSRLKFIPPLFLEVEDYKVGDKVILHIYVPNSSEIHRLNERYIFDRNGDADIDITNNTNSVNRIYMRKQTEYSENKVFTEVKISDFRKDLINRMRNSSLNYKNGNPLFENLNDFDILKSLSMYKRDKLSGEMGFTLAAVLVFGDDKIIKQCVPYFAVDVLVRFKNVERWDDRLRLQTNLLDCFSQVLEFLTRYVGSPFYLERAERVDVTYMLLREVIVNMLVHREYASPYVSRIELRSNKLILNNANKPINPGLIKKNDIAPFAKNPNIATVFHTLDLIDEIGSGMRKIFKYGPILFGGEPVINNDESFQVILPINGRGLSVIGTMVIPEEKPLFTDDQINVLNHLNFPMSSNQMKEYTKYNSQQSFSKLVLRPLLKGGWISPTIKDKLSSPKQTYYRNDDMFGKL; encoded by the coding sequence ATGTATTTAACTAGGAAAGAACTACCACAAAATTTACTTAATGAACTTATAAAGGGTAAAGAAACTAGCATGATTGAATTTAAAAATGCACAAGGAAAAGATGGCAAAGGTAGTATACCAAAAAGTGTATATGAAACTGTATGTGCATTTTCTAATCATTACGGTGGGAATATTTACTTAGGTGTCGATGACGATGGAACAGTTATCGGTATTGATATGATTAGAATTGAAAAAATGAAAAAGGATTTTATTACCGTAATTCAATCTAGATTAAAATTCATACCACCATTGTTTTTGGAGGTTGAAGACTATAAAGTTGGAGACAAAGTGATACTTCATATTTATGTTCCTAATAGTTCCGAGATACATAGGTTAAATGAGCGCTATATTTTCGATCGTAACGGAGATGCAGATATTGATATTACAAATAATACCAATTCCGTTAACCGAATCTATATGAGAAAACAGACTGAGTATTCTGAGAATAAGGTTTTTACAGAAGTTAAGATTAGTGATTTTCGTAAAGACTTAATAAATAGAATGCGAAATAGTTCTCTTAATTATAAAAACGGGAATCCGTTATTTGAGAATTTAAATGATTTTGATATTCTTAAAAGTCTATCAATGTATAAAAGAGATAAACTTTCTGGTGAAATGGGTTTTACTTTAGCTGCGGTGCTAGTATTCGGCGATGATAAGATAATTAAACAATGTGTACCTTACTTTGCGGTTGATGTACTAGTTAGATTTAAGAATGTTGAGAGATGGGACGATCGTTTGAGATTACAAACCAACTTGCTAGATTGTTTCAGCCAAGTATTGGAATTTTTAACTCGTTATGTAGGTTCACCATTCTATTTGGAAAGAGCTGAGAGAGTTGATGTCACCTATATGTTGTTGCGCGAAGTCATTGTCAATATGTTAGTTCATAGGGAATATGCCAGTCCTTATGTATCAAGGATTGAGTTAAGGTCAAACAAGTTAATTCTGAATAATGCTAATAAACCAATTAATCCTGGATTAATTAAGAAAAATGATATTGCACCATTTGCCAAAAATCCAAATATAGCAACGGTCTTTCATACTCTGGATTTGATTGATGAAATTGGTTCAGGTATGCGCAAAATTTTTAAATACGGACCAATATTATTTGGTGGAGAACCAGTCATTAATAATGATGAGTCATTTCAAGTAATATTACCCATCAATGGTCGAGGATTATCGGTTATTGGCACGATGGTTATTCCTGAAGAGAAGCCATTGTTCACTGATGATCAGATAAACGTGTTGAATCATTTGAATTTTCCTATGAGTTCTAACCAGATGAAAGAATATACAAAATATAATAGTCAACAAAGTTTTAGCAAGTTGGTTCTAAGGCCTCTTCTTAAAGGTGGGTGGATTTCACCAACGATTAAAGATAAGTTAAGTAGTCCAAAACAAACATATTATAGAAATGATGATATGTTTGGTAAGTTGTAG
- a CDS encoding peptide deformylase yields the protein MIQNINHDTTLLSQKLTPATKSDTQVIQDLLDTLEAHKDNCVGMAANMIGVNKRILVFRIGMMSMPMINPVITKKSGQYTTNEGCLSLIGERSTERFQNIEVRFLDKNFQVHTQEFSDFVAEIIQHEMDHFDGVLI from the coding sequence ATGATACAAAATATCAATCACGACACAACTTTACTATCACAAAAATTAACCCCGGCTACAAAATCTGACACACAGGTCATCCAAGACTTGTTAGATACACTAGAAGCACACAAGGACAATTGTGTTGGTATGGCTGCTAACATGATTGGCGTGAACAAACGTATATTGGTATTTCGTATCGGTATGATGTCGATGCCGATGATCAATCCGGTCATCACTAAGAAGTCCGGCCAATATACTACTAACGAAGGTTGCCTGTCTCTTATTGGTGAACGTTCAACTGAAAGGTTCCAAAATATTGAAGTTAGATTTTTAGATAAAAATTTCCAGGTACATACACAGGAGTTCTCTGATTTTGTTGCTGAGATTATTCAACACGAGATGGACCATTTCGATGGTGTATTGATATGA
- the alsS gene encoding acetolactate synthase AlsS: MSTKKNGSEALFNSMINQGVKYVFGLPGAKVDKLFDLMEYSDDPKAPKLIITHHEQNAAFIASGIGRLTGKPGVVATTSGPGVSNLATGLITATSEGDPVVALGGQVPRNDVARLTHQSIPSKELLSYATKDSVEVQDPNNLSENFANAYQIAMAPKSGATFISLPKDVLDAEVTTPEIKALAPIQQGSASSEIVDKIIDKIQKAKLPVILAGMRSSSEEVTEAIHHLLHKFSIPVVETFQGAGVISRDLEKNYYGRVGLFRNQIGDAILKESDLVIAVGYDPVEYEARIWNVDRQGEVINLDSIAPEISNEYQPDLVVQADIAKTMRDIAHNLPTDISLSDDLKEHLHQMQVSFLSQDDVPVEDPSKGVHPLAIIKALQDQVDDDTTVTVDVGSLYIWMARHFRSYMPRHLLFSNGMQTLGVALPWAIAAALERPEKPIVSVSGDGGFLFSGQELETAVRLNLNIVQLVWNDGYYDMVKFQEEAKYGRNAGVDIGTVDFAKYAESFGAVGMHATTTAELKDALKKAFATPGPVVIDIPVDYSDNYKFASALLEEY, encoded by the coding sequence ATGTCAACGAAGAAAAACGGGTCTGAAGCATTATTTAATTCTATGATCAATCAAGGAGTCAAGTATGTATTCGGACTTCCCGGAGCCAAGGTAGACAAGTTATTCGATCTAATGGAATACAGTGACGATCCTAAAGCTCCAAAATTGATTATCACTCATCACGAACAAAACGCTGCCTTCATCGCCTCTGGTATCGGTCGTTTAACTGGTAAACCCGGAGTAGTCGCAACAACCTCTGGTCCTGGTGTATCTAACTTAGCCACTGGTCTAATTACTGCAACTTCAGAAGGTGACCCCGTTGTCGCACTTGGCGGACAGGTTCCTCGTAATGACGTTGCCAGATTAACTCATCAAAGTATCCCTAGTAAGGAATTACTCAGCTACGCTACAAAAGATAGTGTTGAGGTCCAAGATCCCAATAACCTATCTGAGAACTTCGCCAATGCCTACCAAATTGCCATGGCTCCAAAGTCTGGTGCCACATTTATTTCACTTCCCAAGGATGTTTTAGACGCTGAAGTTACTACTCCTGAGATCAAGGCATTAGCCCCAATCCAACAAGGTAGTGCCAGCAGTGAAATCGTCGACAAAATCATCGACAAGATCCAAAAGGCAAAGTTGCCAGTTATTCTTGCTGGTATGCGCTCATCAAGTGAGGAAGTAACTGAAGCAATCCATCACTTGCTACACAAATTCTCAATTCCTGTTGTTGAAACTTTCCAGGGTGCTGGAGTTATCTCAAGAGATCTCGAGAAGAATTATTACGGACGTGTCGGTCTCTTCAGAAACCAAATCGGTGACGCTATTTTGAAAGAAAGTGACCTCGTTATTGCTGTAGGTTACGATCCCGTTGAATATGAAGCTAGAATTTGGAACGTTGACCGTCAAGGTGAAGTTATCAACCTAGATAGTATCGCCCCTGAAATCTCCAATGAATATCAACCTGACTTGGTCGTTCAAGCTGACATCGCCAAGACAATGCGAGATATCGCTCATAACTTACCCACTGATATTTCACTGAGTGACGACTTGAAAGAGCACTTGCACCAAATGCAAGTCAGCTTCTTGTCACAAGATGACGTTCCCGTCGAAGATCCATCAAAGGGCGTTCACCCACTAGCCATTATCAAGGCACTTCAAGATCAAGTTGACGATGACACTACTGTTACCGTTGATGTGGGTAGCCTTTATATCTGGATGGCCAGACACTTCAGAAGTTACATGCCAAGACATCTATTGTTCAGTAATGGTATGCAAACACTTGGAGTTGCACTTCCTTGGGCAATTGCCGCAGCACTAGAACGTCCTGAAAAGCCTATCGTATCAGTATCTGGTGATGGTGGATTCTTATTCAGTGGTCAAGAATTAGAGACCGCAGTCCGTTTGAACTTGAACATCGTCCAATTGGTATGGAATGATGGTTACTACGATATGGTTAAGTTCCAAGAAGAAGCCAAGTATGGTCGTAACGCTGGTGTCGATATTGGTACAGTCGACTTTGCCAAGTATGCCGAAAGTTTCGGAGCAGTCGGTATGCATGCCACTACTACTGCCGAACTAAAAGACGCCTTAAAGAAAGCATTCGCTACACCAGGTCCTGTAGTTATCGATATCCCCGTTGATTATTCTGACAACTATAAGTTCGCATCAGCACTTCTTGAAGAATATTAG
- a CDS encoding tyrosine-protein phosphatase, translated as MGLIDLHCHILPGVDDGAKDMPMALEMAQKAVDQGISHILLTPHHMDANYTNHKKDVLVKTAEFQKAINDNGIPLTVFPGQEVHLTGDLLKAIFADDILYMDTGNRYLLLEFPHNEVPEYAENMIFELTSRGITPVIAHPERNQGFQRDPDMLTSFVEMGCLTQLTSSSYLGVFSKNVEELTEKIIKANLGFAFASDAHNFKGRRFLMRDAFVKLEKHEGSDTARRFNENAKHIINGEDVEVDDIKLISELKKKKRFGFF; from the coding sequence ATGGGATTGATTGACTTACATTGTCATATTTTGCCCGGTGTCGATGATGGTGCAAAGGACATGCCGATGGCACTCGAAATGGCGCAAAAAGCAGTAGATCAGGGGATAAGCCATATTTTATTGACACCGCATCATATGGATGCAAATTATACGAACCACAAGAAGGATGTCCTTGTAAAAACTGCAGAGTTTCAAAAGGCCATCAACGATAACGGTATACCATTGACCGTATTCCCAGGACAAGAGGTTCATCTGACGGGTGACTTGCTTAAGGCAATCTTCGCTGATGATATCTTGTATATGGATACAGGCAATCGTTACCTGTTATTGGAGTTCCCACACAATGAGGTGCCTGAATACGCTGAGAATATGATATTTGAGCTTACTTCTAGAGGCATAACACCAGTTATCGCCCATCCAGAACGTAACCAAGGATTCCAGCGTGATCCAGATATGTTGACATCATTTGTTGAGATGGGATGTTTGACACAGCTTACCAGTAGTAGTTACTTAGGAGTCTTCAGCAAGAATGTTGAAGAGTTAACTGAAAAGATAATTAAGGCCAATCTTGGCTTTGCATTTGCTTCAGATGCACATAACTTCAAGGGACGTAGGTTCTTGATGAGGGATGCATTCGTGAAGTTAGAGAAACACGAGGGATCAGATACAGCACGTAGATTCAACGAGAACGCTAAGCATATTATCAACGGGGAAGATGTTGAAGTTGATGATATTAAGCTTATTTCAGAGTTGAAAAAGAAGAAACGATTCGGTTTCTTTTAA
- a CDS encoding N-6 DNA methylase codes for MDVPKDMNIKALLAADDAQALLFGLAYLRLTSRIDRAWLLQNKSIKSEFETVDVPQYQVELEALFKRATAADEQLTTSQRNELFPQLIDMSILQVIKLARSMNSRFFLDSYLRSSDSLERLLISLADIQPTDTVLDPTFSRSELIFKIMMKNKAQSITAEAINEEFVAMGYIASLALGAENARLYTGEVLDDPQYFNGEQLQKFDKVVTMPPVGVKVEYTDNVADDKYNRFIFGVPSRKSADWAFVSNAVSSMNTAADSKTVIVVQDGALFRSGRDAIIRQEMINYDLIESVISLPNGTLGTTNTPVSILVLRLHKPDNMKEKIQFIKIDKGELSGSNSKEVKFDDAEIARITKYYQDKADIEGISKVVNNSQINKSELLVNKYVYSPYFNVDGQSIQFHHDKLEEMRTVPLNQIVEIGRGFNLTTKDENSDGKYKILKISDLGESIDYDQLSHFDLSNNVDIERYLIRKNDIVMSIRGNTQKMCLIEKCVSSVAINSNLVFLRVKAHHYDPKWLSLYLDSPLVKILLNKSSVGSTIAQIPIRDLEKLPVPVLDINEQLRMTTNYMKKNEKVEQMISQMRTEQSSLKKILYDQMNIIDTIELL; via the coding sequence ATGGATGTACCTAAAGATATGAATATCAAAGCATTGCTAGCCGCGGACGATGCACAAGCATTACTATTTGGGCTTGCATACTTACGATTGACCTCAAGAATTGATCGTGCATGGCTTCTACAAAACAAGAGTATCAAGTCAGAGTTTGAAACTGTCGATGTACCACAATATCAAGTGGAACTAGAAGCACTGTTTAAGAGGGCGACTGCTGCAGATGAGCAATTGACTACTTCACAGCGCAATGAGTTATTTCCACAATTGATCGACATGTCGATTTTACAAGTTATCAAGCTGGCTCGTTCAATGAATTCACGCTTTTTTCTAGACAGTTACTTACGTTCAAGTGACTCTCTAGAGAGATTATTGATCTCATTAGCTGATATTCAGCCAACGGATACGGTATTGGATCCGACCTTCAGTAGAAGTGAACTGATTTTCAAAATAATGATGAAAAACAAAGCTCAGTCGATAACAGCTGAAGCAATCAATGAAGAGTTCGTTGCGATGGGATATATTGCTTCGTTAGCGTTGGGTGCTGAGAATGCTAGATTGTACACTGGCGAAGTTTTGGATGATCCGCAGTACTTTAACGGAGAACAGCTACAAAAGTTCGACAAGGTCGTGACGATGCCTCCAGTTGGGGTAAAGGTTGAATATACTGACAATGTTGCAGATGACAAATACAATCGCTTCATATTCGGGGTACCATCTCGTAAATCAGCCGATTGGGCGTTTGTCAGTAATGCGGTAAGTTCGATGAATACTGCAGCCGATAGTAAGACTGTCATCGTGGTTCAAGATGGGGCGCTGTTTAGAAGTGGTAGGGATGCCATTATTAGACAAGAGATGATCAATTATGACTTGATCGAGTCTGTCATCTCACTGCCTAATGGCACGCTAGGTACAACTAATACTCCTGTCTCGATTCTAGTCTTAAGACTACACAAGCCAGATAATATGAAGGAAAAGATTCAGTTTATCAAGATCGACAAGGGTGAACTTAGTGGATCGAATTCCAAAGAAGTTAAGTTTGACGACGCTGAGATTGCACGAATCACCAAGTATTATCAAGATAAGGCTGATATTGAAGGAATCTCTAAAGTCGTCAATAATAGCCAGATCAATAAGTCGGAGTTGTTGGTCAATAAGTACGTTTACTCACCATACTTCAATGTAGATGGTCAAAGTATCCAATTTCATCATGATAAGTTGGAAGAGATGAGAACTGTGCCACTCAATCAAATAGTTGAGATAGGTAGAGGATTCAATCTGACAACCAAAGACGAGAATAGTGATGGTAAGTATAAGATACTGAAGATTTCTGACTTGGGAGAATCGATCGACTATGACCAACTGTCACACTTTGACCTAAGTAACAATGTCGATATTGAACGTTACTTAATAAGAAAAAACGATATCGTTATGTCGATACGTGGTAACACCCAAAAGATGTGTCTGATCGAAAAGTGTGTCTCAAGTGTTGCCATTAATTCCAACCTGGTCTTTTTAAGAGTCAAAGCGCACCACTATGATCCAAAGTGGCTGAGTCTGTATCTAGACAGTCCTTTGGTCAAGATATTGTTAAACAAGTCGTCAGTCGGTAGCACCATTGCGCAAATACCGATACGAGACCTAGAGAAGTTACCAGTTCCCGTACTTGATATAAATGAGCAATTGAGAATGACGACTAATTATATGAAGAAAAACGAAAAAGTTGAACAGATGATAAGTCAGATGAGAACAGAACAAAGCTCTTTGAAGAAGATTCTGTATGATCAGATGAATATTATCGATACAATTGAATTGTTGTAA
- a CDS encoding YveK family protein, with protein sequence MGSEQTISMMQIFAILRKHIKMILGTTLVVTFAVAFVTFFVMSPKYSATTELLVNRKLSADMQSAQFQQTQADVQMINTYKDIITSPTVLKDVNKEVSNYPGYPGSMGALKSSISVSSEQNSQVFSVTAKASDPNTAAEIANLTAKVFKKKVVKIMSINNVSIVSQASINKSPVSPRKKLNLLAGIIVGLILGVGMAFIREITDRTVSSVDFLTNELGLTNLGIVSEIDQSEVKKRVFHKTKLHGNGNAGLTPQTSQRRV encoded by the coding sequence GTGGGGTCAGAACAAACAATAAGTATGATGCAGATTTTTGCTATATTACGTAAACATATAAAGATGATTTTGGGCACGACATTAGTAGTTACATTTGCAGTAGCATTCGTAACCTTTTTTGTGATGTCACCTAAGTATTCAGCAACTACAGAGTTGCTAGTTAATAGGAAGTTATCAGCTGATATGCAGTCGGCACAATTCCAACAGACTCAAGCTGATGTACAGATGATCAATACTTACAAGGATATTATTACTAGTCCAACCGTTCTAAAGGACGTTAATAAGGAAGTCAGTAATTATCCCGGCTATCCAGGTTCTATGGGAGCCTTGAAGAGCAGTATATCTGTCAGTAGTGAACAGAACTCACAAGTCTTCTCAGTAACTGCTAAAGCAAGTGATCCTAACACAGCAGCTGAGATTGCTAACTTGACTGCAAAGGTATTCAAGAAAAAAGTTGTAAAGATTATGAGTATCAATAATGTTTCGATTGTTTCACAAGCTTCCATTAACAAGAGCCCAGTTAGTCCTAGGAAAAAGCTTAATTTGTTGGCTGGTATCATTGTTGGCTTGATTCTTGGTGTTGGTATGGCCTTTATTCGTGAGATCACTGATAGAACAGTATCTTCAGTTGACTTCTTGACTAATGAGCTTGGCCTTACCAATTTAGGTATTGTTAGTGAAATCGACCAAAGTGAAGTTAAGAAACGTGTTTTCCATAAGACAAAGCTTCATGGTAATGGTAATGCCGGATTGACACCACAAACTAGTCAAAGGAGAGTGTAA
- a CDS encoding glycosyltransferase family 8 protein gives MNLLFAIDDNVVDQLLTTVYSIKMNTPNTPLAVYVIQDTRLLQTDKITNFCQKLNIEYHPVMIDKSLFKDAPVTDRYPTTIYYRLLAHKYLPTNIDRILYLDIDILVINDLLPLYNLDMGDNLYAAANHAVTTTDLTDSFNKIRLGNSEAESYYNSGVMLMNLPLIREQVKADDIFTYINENKNTLLLPDQDVLNGLYGHQFKRIPDEIYNYDARMSVVYQTWSGGKWNLDWVIKHSVILHFCGRDKPWKSEYRGRYSGLYKHYSHLAQLV, from the coding sequence ATGAACCTATTATTCGCAATCGACGATAACGTAGTCGATCAATTATTGACCACTGTCTACTCAATCAAGATGAACACACCAAACACACCACTGGCTGTATATGTAATCCAAGATACAAGACTATTACAAACTGACAAGATCACCAATTTTTGTCAAAAGTTAAATATTGAATATCACCCAGTCATGATCGACAAGAGTCTATTCAAGGATGCACCGGTGACGGATCGTTATCCAACGACTATCTACTACCGATTATTGGCGCACAAGTATCTACCTACCAACATCGACAGGATACTCTATCTGGATATTGATATATTAGTCATCAACGACTTACTTCCATTATATAACCTCGATATGGGTGATAACCTTTACGCAGCTGCCAATCACGCCGTGACCACCACTGACTTGACTGACTCTTTCAACAAGATACGTCTGGGGAATTCTGAGGCTGAGAGCTATTACAACTCAGGAGTCATGTTGATGAACCTGCCACTGATCAGAGAACAAGTGAAAGCTGACGACATTTTCACTTATATTAATGAAAATAAAAATACTTTGTTATTACCGGACCAAGATGTCCTAAATGGTCTATATGGTCATCAATTCAAACGAATACCAGATGAAATCTACAATTACGATGCCAGGATGAGTGTCGTGTACCAAACTTGGTCTGGTGGTAAGTGGAATCTAGACTGGGTTATTAAACATAGTGTCATATTGCATTTCTGTGGACGAGATAAACCGTGGAAGTCAGAGTACCGTGGTAGATATTCCGGGCTGTATAAACACTACTCACATTTGGCTCAATTGGTATAG
- a CDS encoding CpsD/CapB family tyrosine-protein kinase has translation MAFSLFKTKKQKQKLDNTSLKYGIGLVTYTDPKGQVSEQFKTVRTNIQFSAIDKKMKSLLFTSSDPSEGKSTVSNNVAVTWADQGSRVILVDADLRRPTVHKTFGVSNRKGLSSYLLGNATFEEIIQPTVIENLYVITSGPVPPNPSELLGSMRTQDLIVRLTDKFDLLILDAPPVNTVTDAQVLAARADGTILVVPQGIADKGGVRHAKEALETVNANILGAIMNRVTEQKSGGYYGGSYYGGYYGGYYGTEDKDKED, from the coding sequence ATGGCCTTTTCGTTGTTTAAGACAAAGAAACAAAAGCAAAAGCTTGATAACACAAGTTTGAAATATGGTATTGGTCTTGTTACTTACACTGATCCTAAAGGACAAGTTTCAGAACAATTCAAGACAGTTAGAACCAATATTCAGTTCTCAGCCATTGATAAGAAGATGAAGTCATTACTATTCACCTCATCAGACCCATCAGAAGGTAAGTCAACTGTTAGTAATAATGTCGCTGTAACATGGGCTGATCAAGGTTCACGTGTCATTTTAGTTGACGCTGACCTTCGTAGACCAACAGTGCACAAGACATTTGGTGTCAGTAATCGTAAGGGATTATCTAGTTACTTACTAGGTAATGCGACCTTTGAGGAGATTATTCAACCAACTGTTATTGAGAACCTTTACGTTATCACTAGTGGACCAGTTCCACCGAATCCTTCCGAGTTACTAGGAAGCATGCGTACACAGGACTTGATAGTTCGACTAACTGATAAGTTCGACTTATTGATACTCGATGCCCCACCAGTCAATACCGTTACTGATGCACAAGTACTAGCTGCACGTGCTGATGGTACTATCTTGGTAGTTCCACAAGGAATCGCTGATAAAGGTGGAGTTAGACATGCCAAAGAAGCCCTAGAGACAGTCAATGCTAATATTCTAGGTGCAATCATGAACCGTGTCACTGAGCAGAAGTCAGGCGGTTACTACGGTGGTAGTTACTATGGTGGCTATTACGGTGGATACTATGGTACTGAAGATAAAGATAAAGAGGACTAA
- a CDS encoding sugar transferase yields MEYLNDHVDTKYQEHRYVYRSVKRLFDLVASLIGLILLSPVFLIVAIAIKIEDPSGSVFYSQIRLGKRQQPFEMFKFRSMVANAEKLKEKLMEQNEVEGAMFKMKDDPRVTKVGKFIRKYSIDELPQLLNVLLGEMSLVGPRPPLPKEVSSYTEHDKLRLTVKPGCTGLWQISGRNDVGFEEMVSLDLDYINKRTAYYDVYILIRTVGVFLFPNGAY; encoded by the coding sequence ATGGAATATCTAAACGACCATGTTGACACTAAGTATCAGGAGCATCGATATGTATATAGAAGTGTTAAGAGATTATTTGACCTAGTGGCTAGTTTGATTGGATTGATATTGTTATCGCCAGTATTCTTGATAGTGGCCATTGCAATTAAGATTGAAGATCCAAGTGGCTCTGTGTTTTATTCACAGATTCGATTGGGGAAGAGACAACAGCCGTTTGAAATGTTCAAGTTCAGATCAATGGTAGCCAATGCTGAAAAGCTCAAGGAAAAGTTGATGGAACAAAACGAAGTAGAAGGCGCCATGTTTAAAATGAAGGACGACCCACGTGTTACCAAAGTAGGGAAGTTCATTCGTAAATATAGTATTGACGAACTTCCACAATTGTTGAATGTGCTACTAGGTGAAATGAGCTTGGTCGGACCACGTCCACCCTTGCCTAAAGAAGTTAGTAGTTATACAGAACACGACAAGTTGCGCTTAACCGTTAAACCTGGTTGTACCGGATTGTGGCAGATAAGTGGTAGAAACGATGTCGGATTTGAGGAAATGGTTAGTTTGGATTTGGATTATATCAATAAACGTACGGCTTATTATGATGTTTATATTTTAATTCGGACTGTTGGTGTGTTTCTGTTTCCGAATGGTGCTTATTAA